Genomic window (Heliomicrobium gestii):
CGACGCACTGGAACAGTCGATCGCCCTCAACCCCGACGACGACAGCGCCTACCGGCAAATCAACGACAACGTGAAAACGTTGAACCCCCAGCAGTACAGGTTCTACCTGAAAGGCCGGCAACCGTCTTTCGACATCCCGCCTGTCCTCGAAAACAATCGCCTGCTGATCCCCCTTCGCGCCGTATCGGAATCCCTCGGCGCAGCGGTGCAATGGGATGCCGGGACGCAAACGGCGACGATTGTCAAGGACGGGCGGAAGATCGAGATCAAAGCCGGCGAAGGCGCCGCATCGGTGGACGGAGCGAGCATCCCGTTAGAAGCGCCCGGCAAGATCGCCGGCGGCAACCGGATGGTGGTGCCCTTGCGATTCATCGCCGAGGCCTTGCAGAACGATGTGTCTTATTATCCTGAATCCCAGATGGTTGTGATCAAGTAACCTTTGGCGCATCGGAAAGACAACACAAACCCTTTGACAGAAAAAAACACTGCCGGCGAGGGCAGTGTTTTTTCTTCTGCAGCGTTTGCCTTTTACGACTTACTCTTCACAGCGGAACTTGTACCCGCTCACCATCGACGACAGGGTGCCGTTGCGGGCGAACATGTCATGGCGAATGGCCAGGTACAGGTGGGTGACGACAAAGCCGACGATCCCCCAGGCCATCAGCCGGTGCAGCATATGCACGTTGTAGCTGGGGCCGAAGATGTGGAAAACCCACTGCAAGCCGCCAAAGAAGCCGTTGGGATTCAGTTCGCCATACATGGCGAAGCCGGTCAGGGCCATAAAGACCGAGCCCACCATGATAAAACCGAAGTAAGCCAGGTTGGCCACCGGGTTGTGCCCCAGGTGCTCGTCTTTGTGATGCTTTAAGAAGAGGTAGCTCAACAGGACATCGAAAAACTCGATCCAGAAGGACTTTTGCCAAGGCCAGTGGTGGCTGCGGGCGTATTCATTGCCGACAAAGGCCCAGTAGAGCCGGAAGAGGTAGTTGGCGATGAACAGGTACCCGGCGGCGATGTGGATCATGAAGGCGTAGCCCATGAAGAAGTTGGTGGCCGCTTCGCCGGTGACCACGGTCGGTCGAAGCAGCGGATTGCCGATATAGAGGCCGGTGGCCATCAACAGGACGATACTGAGGGCGTTGAGCCAGTGGTAAATGCGCACCGGCAGTTCCCACACATAGACCGTGTTCAGGCATCTGAGGTCTTTCCCATCCTTCATGCCGCACCCTCCTTAGCGCAGGATTTCCACCTTCGTCGTTTCCCGGGTTTCTGTGTCGATGATGTGGGCGGCGCAGGCGAGACAGGGGTCGAAGGAGTGGATTGTCCGCAACAGTTCCACCGGCTGATCCTGTTTGACCATGGGCACGCCCATCAGCGACGCCTCATAGGCGCCATGTTGGCCTTTGGCGTCCTTCGGGGAGCCGTTCCAGGTGCTCGGCACGACACACTGGTAGTTGGCGACCTTGCCGTCTTTGATGTGCACCCAGTGGCTCAAGGCGCCCCGGGGCGCTTCCGTGAGGCCCACGCCCTTGCACTCCTTGGGCCATGTGGCGGGCTCCCATTTCTCTTGGTTGAAGGTCTTTTGATCGCCCGCCTTGACATTGGCGATCAATTCGTTGAAGAACCGCTTCGTCCATACGGCGCAGAGCTTCGACTCGATGCCGCGGGCGGCCGTCCGGCCCAGGGTGGAGAAGAGCGCCTCGACGCCGACGCCGAGCCCACCAAGGGCCTTGTCGATCTCTTCCTTGATGAAGTCATGGGAGGGGGCGTCTTTCTTGGCATAGCCCACGATCATCCGGGCGAGCGGCCCCACCTCCATGGCGTGCCCTTTCCACCGGGGCGATTTGATCCAGGAGTAGGGTTTATCGAAGTTGCCGCTCTCGTCCAGGGTCTGATAGGGGGCCTTCGGACCGGTGTATTTGAGGTTGGTCTCCCCTTCCCAGGGATGGAGACCGTTCTTGGAGTTTTCATACCAGGAGTGATCGGTGTACTCCATGATCTGCTGGGGATCGCGGGGATCCACATCGAGCACTTCCGAAAGGTTCTTGTTGAGAATGGCGCCCCGGGGCAGGAGGAAACCCGACGGGTCGTTGTTGGCGGCCACAGAAAAATCGCCGAAACAGAGGTAGTTGCCGAGGCCGCCGCCATAGGTCGCCGTATCCTTGTAGAAGGAGGCGATGGCGAGCAGATCGGGCAGGTACACCTCATTGACAAACTCCATGGTCTCGTCAATGAGCCTGCCGACAAGGTTGAATTTTTCGATGTTCATGGCATTGTCGCCGTCGATATTGATGGCCGAGGCCATGCCCCCGACCAGGTAGTTGGGGTGCGGGTTTTTGCCGCCGAAGACGGTGTGGATTTTGACAATCTCTTTCTGCCAGTCCAGCGCTTCCAGGTAGTGGGCCACCGCCATCAGGTTGGCTTCCGGCGGCAGCTTATAGGCGGGGTGGCCCCAATAGGCGTTGGCGAAAATGCCCAGTTGGCCGCTGCCCACAAAGGCCTTCAGCTTGTCCTGCATATCGCGGAAGTAGCCCACCGACGACTTGGGCCAGCGGGAGATGCTCTGGGCCAGTTCGGCGGTCTTCTTCGGATCGGCTTGCAAGGCGTTGGGAACGTCGACCCAGTCGGGCGCATGGAGATGATAGAAGTGGACCACATGGTCATGGATCTGGATGACAGCCAGCATGATCTTGCGGATCAGGTCAGCGTTTTTCGGAACGCGGATCTGCAGGGCGTCCTCGACTGCCCGGATCGACGTGAGGGCATGGGTGGTGGTGCAGACGCCGCAGATGCGTTGGACCAGCGCCCAGACGTCGCGGGGGTCGCGATCGCGGGCGATGATCTCAATGCCCCGAACCGTGGTGCCGGTGCTCGCGGCGTCAATGATTTTTCCGCCTTCTACCTTGGCCTCAACGCGCAGGTGACCTTCAATCCGCGTGATGGGATCGACAACAATCCGTTCCGCCACGTTCGCTTCACCCCTCTACTTTGTTTTTGTTCGAATTATCACTTGCTTGTTTTTCCAATTGTTTTTTTGTGACAGCGGAGAACCCGGCATGGGCGGCGGCGCCGACAACGGCGGCCCCGACAGCGGCGGCCCCGAAGGTGTCCACATTCACCCCGATCTTCAGGCCAGGCACTTCCGACAGGTGGTTATACATGGACTTTCCGCCGTTGTTGTCCCAGAATCCGAACTCTGAACAGCCGATGCAGGGGTGGCCCGACTTGATGGGATAGCTCAGGCCGCCGTTCCACTCCAGGTTGGAACAGGAGTTGTAGGTGTTGGGGCCTTTGCAGCCCATCTTGTAGAGGCACCAGCCCTCGCGGGCGCCCTGGTCGTCGAAGTTTTCCACAAACATGCCAGCGTCAAAGTAGGCCCGGCGGTTGCACTTGTCGTGAATGCGATGGCCATAGAAGGTCTTGGGACGGCCCTGGCTGTCCAACTCAGGCAGACGCTCGAAGGTGAGCACATGGGTGATGACGCCGGCCATGACCTCGGCGATGGGCGGACAACCGGGGACATTGATGATCGGCTTGTCCTTGATGATGTGCTGGACCGGCACAGCGCCGGTGGGATTGGGTTTGGCCGCCTGCACACAGCCATTGACAGCGCAGGAGCCCCAGGCGATGATCGCTTTCGCATGTTTTGCG
Coding sequences:
- the cybH gene encoding Ni/Fe-hydrogenase, b-type cytochrome subunit; protein product: MKDGKDLRCLNTVYVWELPVRIYHWLNALSIVLLMATGLYIGNPLLRPTVVTGEAATNFFMGYAFMIHIAAGYLFIANYLFRLYWAFVGNEYARSHHWPWQKSFWIEFFDVLLSYLFLKHHKDEHLGHNPVANLAYFGFIMVGSVFMALTGFAMYGELNPNGFFGGLQWVFHIFGPSYNVHMLHRLMAWGIVGFVVTHLYLAIRHDMFARNGTLSSMVSGYKFRCEE
- a CDS encoding nickel-dependent hydrogenase large subunit yields the protein MAERIVVDPITRIEGHLRVEAKVEGGKIIDAASTGTTVRGIEIIARDRDPRDVWALVQRICGVCTTTHALTSIRAVEDALQIRVPKNADLIRKIMLAVIQIHDHVVHFYHLHAPDWVDVPNALQADPKKTAELAQSISRWPKSSVGYFRDMQDKLKAFVGSGQLGIFANAYWGHPAYKLPPEANLMAVAHYLEALDWQKEIVKIHTVFGGKNPHPNYLVGGMASAINIDGDNAMNIEKFNLVGRLIDETMEFVNEVYLPDLLAIASFYKDTATYGGGLGNYLCFGDFSVAANNDPSGFLLPRGAILNKNLSEVLDVDPRDPQQIMEYTDHSWYENSKNGLHPWEGETNLKYTGPKAPYQTLDESGNFDKPYSWIKSPRWKGHAMEVGPLARMIVGYAKKDAPSHDFIKEEIDKALGGLGVGVEALFSTLGRTAARGIESKLCAVWTKRFFNELIANVKAGDQKTFNQEKWEPATWPKECKGVGLTEAPRGALSHWVHIKDGKVANYQCVVPSTWNGSPKDAKGQHGAYEASLMGVPMVKQDQPVELLRTIHSFDPCLACAAHIIDTETRETTKVEILR
- a CDS encoding hydrogenase small subunit; protein product: MASQDSFYQYLRNRGVSRRDFIKFCTVMAASLGLDPGATGAIAEALETKRRMPVIWRNFQECTCCTESFIRTQHPKAADIIMTMISLDYHETLMVASGHQAEEAAQKAMEENRGNYILAVEGAIPVKDDGMYCCIAGRPALDVLKEDAKHAKAIIAWGSCAVNGCVQAAKPNPTGAVPVQHIIKDKPIINVPGCPPIAEVMAGVITHVLTFERLPELDSQGRPKTFYGHRIHDKCNRRAYFDAGMFVENFDDQGAREGWCLYKMGCKGPNTYNSCSNLEWNGGLSYPIKSGHPCIGCSEFGFWDNNGGKSMYNHLSEVPGLKIGVNVDTFGAAAVGAAVVGAAAHAGFSAVTKKQLEKQASDNSNKNKVEG